One Dermacentor andersoni chromosome 6, qqDerAnde1_hic_scaffold, whole genome shotgun sequence genomic window carries:
- the LOC126522522 gene encoding uncharacterized protein gives MVRAMRLVLLALVIAVASCKNDLEFRLQLIYEAVDSALDKPQVNRLVLSVMRMLNVDSKDTAIMDECYSKGNIDIHTMRVCYTDTTGISVNGVCNKEGIEKYVSSRMGHIPEFFRELTMDLVGCSCFKKMEEWVQCSSAAVFRMLHKACKMLPERE, from the exons ATGGTCCGGGCAATGAGGTTGGTCCTGTTGGCTTTGGTCATCGCCGTCGCATCTTGCAAGAATGACCTGG AATTCCGGCTGCAGCTCATTTACGAGGCGGTCGACAGCGCATTGGACAAACCGCAAGTGAACCGGCTCGTGCTTTCGGTTATGCGAATGTTGAACGTCGATTCTAAG GACACGGCGATTATGGATGAGTGCTACTCCAAAGGAAACATAGATATACACACG ATGAGAGTGTGCTATACCGACACAACTGGAATC TCCGTTAATGGTGTGTGCAACAAGGAAGGCATCGAGAAATACGTCAGCAGCCGCATGGGTCACATTCCTGAATTCTTCCGTGAGCTTACCATGGACCTGGTCGGCTGCAGCTGCTTCAAGAAG ATGGAAGAGTGGGTCCAGTGTTCAAGCGCAGCCGTGTTCAGG ATGCTTCACAAGGCCTGCAAGATGCTGCCCGAAAGAGAATAA